The segment CAGAGCAAAGCCACACCTCTGCTCCTCTCTAGCTGTACCCTGGCAAACAGTGTTACCATCCAAGTCCCAGTTTAATCATGTTAGCTTCTCAGTCTCAGACTGACCATCAGCAGGTGGCCACCTGCACCTGTGGCAGAGCTTCTGTGAGGACCAGATGAGACAGAAGATGAGGAGAGGACGCAGGCCGGGCACGTGAACACTGAACACTAGCTGCTGTTATTTTCACTGTGTCACTGACGTGTAAACCTGCCAGATTCCGCTCAGGGGCATCTTAGTTACATCAGAGACAACCATATATTTAAGTTTCTATACTTACATCAGAATAGTAAATACTTCAAAAATCACTGCatacaaagttttaaaacactTTGGGAGAACTTATTTTCAATGAAATGGAAACATGTGTTATGCTAACCCACTTATGGTCTcaaaacttgattttaaaaatctgcgaaaaaataggtgaaaagttccttacctttttaaaatggGTAGCTGACTGGACTTTCCTGACTGGCTGCATGAGTGCGTCACGCACAATGATACTTATGTCTGCCCCCGAATACCCTTCCGTTTTCTTCCCAAGTTCCCGGAAGTCTGCTTCTGTCAGACTGTTCTGAGTGGTCCCCAAGTGCAGTTTAAACATTGCTGCTCGGGCGTGGGCCTCAGGCAAAGGAATATAAATTCGCTTCTCAAAtcttcaaatgaaagaaaaattacacCAAGAATATTACTAGATAATAATATTTGATTTCCACTGAAAATTAGTGTTTCAAGACACAAGGTATTTAGATATTCTTATTTGTACAAAGCTAAGCTGAATAAAGTAACCGGGTGTATATCCAGAGTTAAACACATGTATTTAggttaataaaaggaaaatatccagaacacactaacaacaaacaaaaccaaaatagcCAGGGAACCAGCTTGGAGTGGCTTAGTCTTTCTTTGTGATTTCAGAGTTATTTTGGCCAGAGCCCAGAATTCATGACATGACATGCCCTACAAGATTAGTCTCCCATGGAATGATACTCTGAACTCTGATCAAGGGACAAATatgattaaaaacatgaaaagagaTGACAAAATAATTCTCTACATTCACAATAGCAAAATTACTCTAAATCTTATCATTTTGTTTGCATTCTTAGAATTTCAGCATATGGAGCCAAGGAGGAAGCAACAAAGAAAGGACGTTTTCTTCTTCAGATAATTATTCTCTGTAGCAATAAGAATTTTAAGTCTCCAGTATCTCTAGAGATGGGCTCAGATTTAGGCAATCGTTCAGAAATAACCAGGGCCTTTCCCTTCTTGATACTGGATGGTAGTCTGAACATTCTGGCAAACCATCAAGTGAATGCGATAAAAGCAGCAAAAACTGCAGTGTTAATTTTTACCACACACAATTAAATGAACGGAAGAGGGAACTGTGAAGCACTGAAGAGCAATGAGTCTGTATGCCTTTCCTGTGGCTCAAGTTCCATATTCAGTTTAAAAATTACAGACataaatttaactcaaaatatatCTGGTTAGCATACTTTATGTTGCATAATTGTCATTTTGCTAGAAGTTTGTATGAaggtttttcattgaaatatcAAACTATATTTATAAATTTCTGAAGTATCAATGCACCTACTAAGCATAATTATAACTAAAATAAGCATTAGGTAACATACTTTGCAATGTGAAAGATTCCAGTAGGTGTAAATCTCGTATCTTCAACACAGCAGGCAAATGAACAAATGCTTGCCTCTCTTCCCCAAAGGCAAAGGGGCAGTAGGGCTCGGGCGCATTAAAAACATTCTGAAGTTATCAGAATGCCTCCTCACTACACAGAGCGGGAGTTAGCAGCCACTTGTTACATTGTAGTCAGAAATAAGATATTTACTATGTATTATCATACCTTCGCCTAATGGCAGAATCCAGAACCCAGGGTATATTTGTAGCTCCCAGAACCAAAATGCCATCATTGTCCACACCAACCCCTGCATCAAAATaggtaacattttaaatattcagtgttCTTGAAACCTCTTCTATATGTTCTCTGATGAATGTGGTGCTTTAAGGTTAAAATGCCTCATCTTGAGAGTCTCTCTGAAAAAAACTGTATTTAACTGAATTTTATAAGAATATGATGCAAATATTCTGAAGAACAGATACTGTTTCTGGCATGTTATGAGTCAATGTGTGAATCTCTTCACTATCCATATCAGTGAGCTCTACAAGCCGGTTACAACTGGGTAAAAATTATGTATGCATGTGGAAGACAATCAGAAGGAAACACTTGGCCTATAAGAATGGAGAAAttctgcttaaatttttttctattattgtgAATAATAATGGCTAtacaatgaagagaaactttaaaaaatcagtaatactACCTTGCATTTGAACTAGGAACTCTGTCTTAATTCTACGTGCAGCTTCACTTTCATTTTCACTTCTTGAACCACACAGAGAATCAATTTCATCAATGAAGATAATGGAAGGTTTATTCTCTCTGGCAAGCTGGAATAAGTTCTTAACTagcctaaaaataaatacaagctttcagtttctaaaaaaaaatagtaaatgacACATGATAATGAAAAAACtaataatgggagaaaatatttgcaaatgatgcaactgacaaaggcttcatttccaaaatatacaaacagctcacgcaactcaacaacaacaaacaaacaagccaatcaaaaaatgggcagaagacccaaacagacatttccccaaagaagatcTACAGAAGGCCaagacacatggaaagatgctcaacacagCATCTTTATTAGagaaattattagagaaatgcaaaatcaaaactacagtaaggtatcacctcacactgctCAGAacggccatcactaaaaagtctacaaaaaacaaatgctagagagggtgtggagaaaagggaaccctctccTAAACCATAGTTGGGAATATTCgaaaactggtgcagccactatggaaaacagcatggaggctccttaaaaaactaaatatagagttgccatatgatcccgCAATATTACTCCTGGGCATACaactggagaaaattctaatttgaaaagatacatgcaccccaaagttcacagctgcactattcacaatagtcaagacatgggagcaacctaaatgtctatcaacagatgagtggataaagaagatgtgctatatatatatatatatatatatatatatatatatatatacatatatatatacacacacacacacacaatggaatactactcagccataaaaagaatgaaataatgtcatttgcagcaacatgaatggacctagaggttatcatactaagtaaagtaagtcagaaagaaaaataccatatgatatcacttacatgtggaatctaaaatatgatacaaatgaacttatttacaaaacagaaacagactcacagacatagaaaacaaacttctggttaccaaaaggggaaaagggatgggagagggataaattaggagtttgagatttgcagacacaaactactatatataaaatagacaaacaaggtcctagtgtatatcacagggaactatattcaatatcttataataagtcacaatggaaaagaatatgaaaaagaatatatatatataaaactgaatcactttgctgtataccaaaaactaacacaacattgtaaatcaactatacttcaataaaaaatttaaaaaaaaaacccaaaacagaacAATATACTAAAATTATAGGAACTCTACAGAATAAAAAGCTTCATCATGTTTCGATCCAGAAAATAAGATTACTACATCTGgcataattaattttataatttaatacacTATAAATATATGCTATCTTTTCCCTAAGAAAGAAATTCTAAACTAGAGACTGATCTGACAGAGAAATGAATACCTGTGCTACGTCACTTCTTTGAATGTCTATTAATGACAGACATTCATAATGCAATCTATTACTTCATGTACTGATATAGTGACTACCAGGCAAAGAAGAACTAAAAAAATTGACTACTTACTTTTCACTTTCACCTAGCCACTTAGAAACAAGGTCAGAGGAAGATATCGAGAAAAACGTTGAGTTGTTTGCTTCTGTTGCTACAGCTTTGGCTAAATAGGATTTTCCTGTTCCAGGTGGTCCAAATAATAGGATTCCCCTCCAAGGTGTTCTCTTGCCTAAAATGTGCATTAGAAAAATAACATGAGAATTTCCAGATTGTTAATTTCAGTTACCACTGACATTATCCATAGTGAAGATTACTGTGAagaagttttcactctaaagctatcaatttaataaaacaaaatttaaataaatcgaTCTAAGGTAAGTTATGTTTTAAATGtacttcatttactttttctagAGACCACCTTGTCAAAAGTGTTTATCCAGCTATAATCCTTCTAACAGGAAGTTCATTGCTTGCTCACTCATTCAACCACCATGTATTGAAACCACTAGGTGCAGACAGAGAATTATGAATAGAAAAGGACTTCTACCTTCCATgggcttacagtctagtgggggaAAAGAATTCAGTTAAAAGATACTTCTtgaccacctactatgtgcaCTGCTCGATATCAGAATATTATAGGAGAAATCATATCCACAGGGGAAGGGcagctgtaaatattttcttttaaatatttatgaccTTTGGAGGAGTGAAACTAACACAGTTTGGATGACTCATGAAGTTCTACTCAATTCGTGATTCGACAAGGAAGCACAGGTTACATTACACAGGGCATATTCCCTTTCCAAAGGCTAGGTAATGACAAGGGGGCTCCACCTTAAATCCTGGTTTTGCCCAAGTACAGCAAGTGAACAAATCAACTCTTTGTGTCTCAATTTTGCTAATGAGAAATTATACTGCTGCTTAAACAGACCAGGCTGGGTTACAACTggcaataaaataacaaatacacaTAAAAAAACTACTAGGTGTAAACTGTGGATGGGCACACGGTGTCTGCAAAAAAATGATATGCACATGACTGATGGCAAAACTAAATACTGTTCTGTTTATTGTTATGAAAGCCCCAACTTTCACTTGAATTCTATTTGCCTATTTCAAATGTCTGCAATTATACATCAGTATTCCCTTAAGTGTGGTGGCAGATGACATGCTTTTAGGTGGTTTACagatactttttatttaaataattttttaaaatgcattttagaaaaacACTACTTTTTCCGTTTACAGAGACaaaaagaagtcttttaaaataaaattactaagtCAAAACAAGTGAGATGATTCAAAAGttcaaatacaggcaaaacaATCTATGGTGTTAGAAGTGAAGAGAGTGATTACCTCAGGggaggaaagaggcagagagggatATCCAGGTTCTGATAATATTTTTTTTATCTGGGTGACGACTATACAGGTGTACTGTGTGATAATTTATAAAGCGGAACACTTGGGTTCCTGCATGTCTTCGTACATATATGCTATACTTGAGTAAAAAAGTTTGCTCTAAAAGTGAGTGAtgtaaagataaatattttaaaaatggtacGTGTATATGGAAAAATTCATGAAGATGATACACAAAGGACTCatgtttgggaaacactggtgTAAgtaacataacataaaatgagTTCACCCATACTTTTGTACCTTTATAGGATTATGATGTCAACTTTTACACTGTTAGGCTCATATTCCTGAAGTGAGGTGGGAAGTCATACCTCGAAGCTAGGTGGACAACGAGTGGCCCACGGGTTCTCTGTTCATCACTGCTCTATACGACATCACTGCATGGACCTGTTCAGTTTGAGGCCAGTATCACAGATGTGCTCTCTACATAAACCAGCTTGTTTTAGAAGGATAAACCTCTGTTTCACTCTTAGACTCTGGGTATTGTCATATCACAAACACAAACTATCAGTCACAAAAAGGACAGTGGGAAGGAATGGCTTGGTGCAGCCAAATCCCCTACTGCTGGAGCTTGAAGCTCAACTACCTCCAAATGGTGGGCTGGCAGCACTCTCCTCACAGTGATGATGAGCTCCTACAGACCCGCACTCCCATCAAACTGCTCAATAAACCTTACTTCTCTTTTTGAGAAACAGACATACTCCTATAAACCTAGTACGTGTCCACTAAAAACAATTCAGAtgaaagtcaaaagaaaaatcacccataatctgATCTCCTAGGCATACATTAACATTTTTACATCAATCTGTCTACACTTCTCagcacacacatttatttaacaaacgCGGACTCCTACTATACATATTGTATAAACTGCTTTTTAATCTCTACGATATATGTGGATGTTCTTCCATGTCAATTATAATGCAGTCCAAATTTCTTAATGGGGATGTAGACTCTATTTTCTTGAGTGCACAGTATTCTACTGCATGTTGGTGATTTACCTGATGCCCGACTGGTtcacatttaggttgtttcgcaatatatataataaatacacatacGCAGAGAAGACAAATACCTCTGTATAAAGATCTTCCACTGCCTTACAATAGAATTTAAGGTAATAACTCACGATATAGTGACAAGAATTCACAGTATTTTATCCTCAGTCATCGATGTGTTTTCTaaaaaccatcaaaaaaattatttaaaagtcatCTCACCGGTaaagagatgaggaaatttaATAGGCAATATCACGGCCTCTTTCAGTGCTTCTTTGGCTCCTTCAAGACCAGCAACATCGCTCCATTTCACATTCGGTCGCTCTATAACAATGGCACCTACAAAGAATTATGCCATCTTTAAATTAAGGAGGACTAGGCAATCAAATTTAGAAGACATGGAATattgattttaaagaaatacattataCATTTGTCTGGAAAAGTTTTACGCATtgaaagtatttttgaaatagtGTGATGAGGAAGTAGTTGTTGGGGAGCAGCCTGCAGGGGTCAGGACGGCGTGGCTGGCTAGACAATCTAGGGTAAAGTCACTCCACTTCCTCATTGTGAAATAAAAGTAATACCACTTGCCCAAACTACTCAGACGAGTTAGTGTAAAGATCAAATGACATCATGGATATTAGAATGCTTGGAAAAGCACCAAACATTACATCAAGTAGCTACAATGTTTGAATACACTAATTATGAAATACCTcctatttttccttaaaagaacTGGTGCTCTAATGCTTTTCttaaccacagaaagaaaaaatacttaacaACTGTAACTAAAGATAGGCAGAGGGATGGGTGAGTAGATAgaagtgaggaggggagggaggggagaggagcagggaaagggaagggggtgatGGAGAAGAGAAAGTGGACTCTTACAGATTTGCAATACTTTCCTGAGATTTGCCAGATTTTGTATTTGGCTTCTAAATAGATCTATTTACAGTTTTTGTACATTAACAATGTTATTTAAaagatttagtttttaaatacaaTGTATTCAAAAGTCACAGCAAGCTATTGCAGTACAAGTACACAAAAGATTTCTTTTACTATAGCTTACTGGCAAAACTTTCTAATTACCTTTTATCAAAAAAGCTTTTCCAATTTTCCACTATATAGAAATTGTTCAACTACAAATTACTAAGTAGCCTGTTCTCGGGTGACGTGTAGTTGTTTtggcttttggttttttttttgtttgtttgttttttgatgtatAATTGTTTTAAGTTTATCACTACTTACACAATCAACTAATTATCTATAAAATTAGTTTTATGGGTATCTTCTTCTCTTATGAAAGATCATCTATCGTTATTCTAAGAGTGCTAATACCCTGCAACTTACTTTCCTAAATTATGAAAATCTTTAGTTGTACATTAAAATTAGATGAAACCATAAACATTTTTTGCAGTCTAAGAGTTCAGATGaagtataaattaagaaaaaagccaatttgctttttctttcagattACATGAGAAATATACATGAGAAAATACTACATTTTCTGATAGGATTTTGTGTCAGTTAAATGAAAGTAAATTTATATATAAGCATCAGCTAGTCAGCTGAAGTTTTCTGTCATGAATTTTTCTAAATATGTCATATTTTAACTTCACATTTgattaatatttttctccttaaagtttAAACTAGGCGACTTTGGAATGTTTAGTGACAAAAGATTATTTagctaaaagtaaaattaattattaGACACTGATTAATGGTTtgcaaaattaaaaggaaataaaagttttatttggaaaataaaagccAAGCAATTTGATTGTTCCAATTATAAAAATTTAGTCAGTCTTTGTTTACATACTATTATACTAAAATTTAACTTCAAAGTCACTGCATATCAAAATTAGCTAACGAAAACTCAAATCGTAAactctttaattttaattaatcaaaATTTACACTTTATGTCATAAcctaaaacagaagtaaaagatttagaaaactttcaggaaaaaagaggaaagattcAAAAAAGGATATTATACAATGAAATCCATCAGCAAACCAAGAaactaaaagatggaaaaaaaggaTTCTCAGGTATGAAAGGCTAAGAATCCTTTCAAATTCTAATTCATCCTGAAATTCCAAATAAATTTCCTGACTTAAATATTCAAAGCgtttgtatttttatacatttctggGCCTTGTCATAACTGATagggaatttaaagaaaaattccctATTAAAAATTGGATTGTATCTTTTTCAAAAGTAAAGATAACAATCCAATTTTTACTTTGGAGGGGATGGAGCCAGAAAGAGGGGGAAcaaaatcaaaaagaacaaatagaaaaaagcTTTTTGCCACACAAGTAAGATAAAGCCACTTGGCACAGACCACTGGGCTGCTCCTCCACAAAAAATTACTGAGGATGAAGCGTGCCCACACTGCTCCAGGCAGTGGAGTTACTGCCTGGACTACACCCAGAAACCCAGTTACTGCCCTTGGACTACACCCACCACTGAAGTTCTCAGCAGGTAAAATTATCCCTGTTAATGGTAGTGTTTTCAAGATACTATCATTACAGTATTCCCCTATACCTCCCAATAGGGTGGGTAAGACAGAAACATGACCAAAACAGAGAGACTAGAATAGCAAGGCTAAGGATCTGGCCAAGCTGGGTGTGCTCACCACTCACTAAGGCTGAGACTGTATGATAGATGTCCTTTCCAGTTACGCATTCTATTCGGCAAGgttcaaatgaataaaatacagattaCCAATGATTGAGCATAAAATCCAACTTGAAAAATCATCAGCTACCATATCAAGGAACAATCAAACCTCAGTAACTAAAGAAGCAGCAATTAAATAGATGTCTTTTTAGATACACAGAGCTACTATTAACTGAGTCCTGAGAATTTCTCAGAATATTAAGCAGTTTTTACATTGTCATTAATCTTTTAACAGCCCTGAAAGGAAAGTACTCTtaatttccattt is part of the Camelus bactrianus isolate YW-2024 breed Bactrian camel chromosome 30, ASM4877302v1, whole genome shotgun sequence genome and harbors:
- the VPS4B gene encoding vacuolar protein sorting-associated protein 4B, with product MASTSNNLQKAIDLASKAAQEDKAGNYEEALQLYQHAVQYFLHVVKYEAQGDKAKQSIRAKCTEYLDRAEKLKEYLKKKEKKPQKPVKEGQPSPADEKGNDSDGEGESDDPEKKKLQNQLQGAIVIERPNVKWSDVAGLEGAKEALKEAVILPIKFPHLFTGKRTPWRGILLFGPPGTGKSYLAKAVATEANNSTFFSISSSDLVSKWLGESEKLVKNLFQLARENKPSIIFIDEIDSLCGSRSENESEAARRIKTEFLVQMQGVGVDNDGILVLGATNIPWVLDSAIRRRFEKRIYIPLPEAHARAAMFKLHLGTTQNSLTEADFRELGKKTEGYSGADISIIVRDALMQPVRKVQSATHFKKVHGPSRADPNSVVDDLLTPCSPGDPGAIEMTWMDVPGDKLLEPVVSMSDMLLSLSHTKPTVNEHDLLKLKKFTEDFGQEG